The proteins below are encoded in one region of Flavobacterium sp. IMCC34852:
- the asnB gene encoding asparagine synthase B translates to MCGILAIIGKGKDEQLVKQLSKRMSHRGPDESDIHVTENGHILSHERLSIIDLHSGRQPIQGCSTAWMVHNGEIYNHQELRDTILKDHVFRSKSDSEVIVHLYEKFGYDFVHLLDGDFAFVVIDGDDYIAGRDPLGVKPLYYGVDERGRMYFASEMKPIADQCKTFSTFPPGHYYTAETGFVKYYTPEYEDYTACDTEVDYTALREALTEATRKRLMSDVPIGVLLSGGLDSSLTSAIAARLLKEKGKELHSFSIGLDADAPDAKAARKVADFLGTTHHEIHFTIEQGIEILDKLIWHLETYDVTSVRASTPMYFLSKAITDMGIKVVLSGEGADEVFGGYLYFRNAPSTEDFTKETIERVQKLFTADLLRADKSTMAHGLEARVPFLDKAFLDVAMKIKGEEKQPKTYDGKEKYILRKAFDTPEQPYLPDEVLWRQKEQFSDGVGYNWIDTLIEYCAAQVTDEQMEQAAALFPYNTPATKEAYYYRTIFHKYYPQVSAAQTVRKWIPKWQENQDPSGRANSAHVQADVEIAKPSVNV, encoded by the coding sequence ATGTGCGGAATATTAGCCATTATAGGAAAAGGAAAAGACGAGCAATTGGTGAAGCAACTTTCGAAAAGAATGTCGCATCGCGGACCTGATGAAAGTGATATCCATGTTACGGAGAACGGGCATATATTAAGCCACGAGCGTTTGTCGATTATTGACCTGCATTCCGGAAGACAGCCTATTCAAGGTTGTAGCACGGCTTGGATGGTTCATAATGGCGAAATATACAATCACCAAGAGTTGAGAGATACAATTTTGAAAGATCATGTCTTCCGTTCTAAATCGGATTCAGAAGTCATAGTGCATTTGTATGAGAAGTTTGGTTATGATTTTGTTCATTTATTAGATGGTGATTTTGCTTTTGTGGTGATTGATGGCGATGATTATATTGCCGGACGTGATCCGCTGGGTGTAAAACCTTTATATTATGGAGTAGATGAAAGAGGAAGAATGTATTTTGCTTCTGAAATGAAACCGATTGCCGATCAGTGTAAAACGTTTTCCACCTTTCCTCCGGGGCATTATTATACCGCAGAAACCGGTTTTGTGAAATACTATACTCCAGAATACGAAGATTATACAGCTTGTGATACTGAGGTTGATTATACTGCTTTAAGAGAAGCTTTAACCGAAGCCACACGCAAAAGATTAATGAGTGATGTGCCAATTGGCGTTTTACTTTCGGGCGGATTAGACTCGTCATTAACATCAGCTATTGCGGCACGGTTGTTAAAAGAAAAAGGAAAAGAGTTACACTCATTTTCTATAGGTTTAGATGCAGATGCGCCGGATGCCAAAGCTGCTAGAAAAGTAGCGGATTTTTTAGGGACTACACACCATGAAATCCACTTTACGATTGAGCAAGGAATTGAGATTTTGGATAAATTGATTTGGCATCTGGAAACCTATGACGTAACCTCTGTAAGAGCCAGTACGCCAATGTATTTTTTGTCTAAGGCGATTACGGATATGGGGATTAAAGTGGTACTTTCGGGCGAAGGTGCTGATGAAGTTTTTGGTGGGTATTTGTACTTCAGAAATGCGCCAAGTACCGAAGATTTTACCAAAGAAACCATCGAAAGAGTGCAAAAATTATTTACAGCCGATTTACTACGTGCCGATAAATCAACCATGGCACACGGATTAGAAGCACGAGTGCCGTTTTTAGACAAAGCGTTCTTAGATGTTGCCATGAAAATTAAAGGCGAAGAAAAGCAGCCTAAGACTTACGATGGAAAGGAAAAATATATTTTAAGAAAAGCATTCGATACACCGGAACAGCCATACCTTCCTGATGAGGTCTTGTGGCGTCAGAAAGAGCAATTCTCCGATGGAGTAGGTTATAACTGGATTGACACTTTAATCGAATATTGTGCAGCCCAAGTTACCGATGAGCAGATGGAACAAGCTGCAGCATTATTCCCGTACAATACTCCGGCAACGAAAGAAGCTTATTACTACAGAACTATTTTCCATAAATATTATCCACAAGTCAGTGCCGCACAAACCGTGCGCAAATGGATACCAAAATGGCAAGAAAATCAAGATCCAAGCGGACGAGCCAACTCGGCTCACGTCCAAGCAGATGTTGAAATAGCAAAACCAAGCGTTAACGTTTGA
- a CDS encoding TonB-dependent receptor encodes MKQVKYIAAILFLTQISFGQKKDDNIGTEVVNVVKPYTPTISDAFKVKETPTLDDEETQKKENIKYNIFSFPVASTFAPSKGKAANVDKSPEEKIFSNYLTLAAGNYGTANVELFVTENVSNTDYFGGMLRHSSSQGGIKDVVLDDKFMNTALDLTYGSRTKAMNWNADLGYKNQIYNWYGFYPGTLTDATIETIDEQQTYHTLYVGGRLGLNSVLKESSVKFSRFWDAFGSAENRFVAKPSLEFDIVEQKIKANFILDYISGSFDKNMVGNAGYKYGFANVGFQPSIRIQKDDLTVNAGVGFFYSAAQEQGESKFFIYPQITGSYKVVGDLMIFYAGVEGGLKQNSYHDFVQENFFVSPTLIVAPTDQKYDVYAGLKGKLANSVSYNIRGSYTNEDNRALFKSNGYEELIGTEGYQYGNSFKVVYDQLKTVSFFGELKADFTKNMTFGINGTFSSYSTDVESEAWNLPSLKVSTSLEVNITPKWFAGTSLFFVGERKDFAHFAFLSLPPVEDKIVTLDSYFDLNAHVGYKHSERLTFFLKGNNLANQDYQRWLNFPVQGLQVLGGASYKFDF; translated from the coding sequence ATGAAACAAGTAAAATATATAGCAGCTATTCTTTTTTTGACCCAAATTTCTTTTGGACAAAAAAAAGACGACAATATTGGAACCGAAGTCGTAAACGTCGTGAAACCTTATACGCCAACCATTTCCGATGCTTTTAAAGTAAAAGAAACACCAACGTTGGACGACGAAGAAACACAGAAAAAAGAAAATATTAAATACAATATTTTTTCTTTCCCCGTTGCATCTACTTTTGCGCCTTCTAAAGGAAAAGCCGCCAATGTAGACAAATCACCCGAAGAGAAAATATTCAGTAATTATTTGACTCTTGCTGCCGGAAATTACGGAACAGCCAACGTTGAATTATTCGTTACCGAAAATGTCAGCAATACCGATTATTTCGGTGGAATGTTGCGCCACAGTTCGTCTCAAGGCGGTATTAAAGACGTAGTCTTAGATGATAAGTTCATGAATACGGCCTTAGATTTAACTTATGGTAGCAGAACCAAAGCCATGAATTGGAATGCCGATTTAGGCTATAAGAATCAAATCTACAATTGGTATGGCTTCTATCCGGGAACATTAACCGATGCCACTATTGAAACTATTGATGAGCAACAAACGTATCACACTTTATATGTAGGCGGAAGATTGGGATTGAATAGTGTTTTAAAAGAAAGCTCGGTGAAATTCAGTCGTTTTTGGGATGCTTTCGGTTCGGCAGAAAATCGTTTTGTAGCCAAACCATCCTTAGAATTTGATATCGTAGAGCAAAAAATAAAAGCCAATTTTATCTTGGATTATATCAGCGGGTCTTTCGACAAAAATATGGTTGGAAATGCAGGTTATAAATATGGTTTTGCAAATGTTGGTTTCCAACCCAGTATCAGAATCCAAAAAGACGATTTGACCGTGAATGCGGGAGTAGGTTTCTTTTACAGTGCGGCACAAGAGCAAGGTGAGAGCAAGTTCTTTATCTATCCGCAAATTACAGGTTCCTATAAAGTTGTAGGCGATTTAATGATTTTTTATGCCGGTGTTGAAGGCGGATTAAAGCAAAATTCTTATCACGATTTTGTACAGGAGAATTTCTTTGTGTCACCAACGTTAATCGTAGCACCAACCGATCAGAAATATGATGTTTATGCCGGTTTGAAAGGCAAACTAGCCAACAGTGTAAGTTATAACATTCGCGGCTCTTACACGAACGAAGACAACAGAGCTCTTTTCAAAAGCAATGGATATGAAGAACTTATTGGCACCGAAGGCTATCAATACGGTAATTCCTTTAAGGTGGTTTATGACCAATTAAAAACAGTAAGTTTCTTTGGGGAATTAAAAGCTGATTTCACTAAAAACATGACTTTCGGGATTAACGGAACTTTCAGCAGTTATTCAACCGATGTTGAAAGTGAAGCTTGGAATTTGCCGAGTTTGAAAGTGAGCACTAGTTTAGAGGTAAATATAACCCCAAAATGGTTCGCCGGAACGAGTTTATTTTTTGTAGGTGAAAGAAAAGATTTTGCTCATTTTGCCTTCTTGTCTTTGCCTCCGGTTGAGGACAAAATAGTAACCTTAGACAGTTATTTTGATTTGAATGCCCATGTGGGTTACAAACATTCAGAACGCTTGACGTTTTTCTTAAAAGGAAACAATTTGGCCAACCAAGATTACCAACGCTGGTTAAACTTTCCGGTGCAAGGATTGCAAGTACTTGGTGGCGCGAGTTATAAATTTGATTTTTAG
- a CDS encoding tetratricopeptide repeat protein, producing the protein MRSVLMLCFLLTVGGFSTVSAQQSAIYTHQLSDFDKAIALYKDKQYQSAQILFERVKQDNTAEDVQADCAYYIANCAIHLNQNNADELMEKFVADHPTSSKTNQAYIEVAQYYFEQGKFPQALQYFDKVDESALTYEQTEKFTFQKGYAYFTAGNKKEATSYFNKVVNSKEYGSQAKYYLGFMAYEGDNYQEANKYFEQVSDEEKYKEKLSYFKADMHFKSGEFQKAIDAGLVAMPNSNASEKSELNKIIGESYFNLKQYDKALPYLKEYRGKKGKWSNTDYYQLGYTYYMQKDYENAILQFNKIIDGKDFVAQNGYYHLGECYFKTDKKQQALNAFKSASEMDFDKQIQEDANLNYAKLSYEIGNSYQSVPDVLSAFLAKYPNSPSKTEIETLLINSYITSKNYKDALTLLEKNNTEANKAAYQKVTFYRGIELYTDGNYKDALAMFKKSIATPRNEKFTARATFWKGETEYVLDNFNEALLSFKQFAGYAEAKNTPENKNINYNIAYAYFKQKEYSQAGDYFQSFIDANKDDRVRLNDAYLRLGDSRFVTSKYWPAMDAYNKAIEMKGIDADYAAFQKALSYGFVSRNDKKIEDFNKFLQNFKTSQYRDDALFELGNTYVAENKTDLAVKTYDQLLSEFKNGSFASKAVLRQGLVYYNAQKDEQAIAKFKKVAADYPRTPEALEAVSTARLIYMDNGKVDEYASWVRTLDFVEVSDAELDNDTYEAAEKQYLQNNTKQAISSLSGYVSKFPNGIHALKANFYLAQSYYADGLESNSVAGYEYVISKSRNEFTEQSLARLAEIHLKKSDYTKAAPILKRLETEADFPQNVTFAQANLMRVYYDQKDYANAVVYADKVLANPKTDNKVKSDAQIIVARAAIQVNDEVKARSAYAKLLTIAKGELAAEALYYDAYFKNKDGKYEESNKTVQKLAKDYSGYKYFGAKGLIVMAKNYYQMKDNFSATSILDSVIKNFASFEDVVAEAQTELDFIKGEAAKTNSSITE; encoded by the coding sequence ATGCGAAGCGTTTTAATGTTATGTTTTCTACTGACTGTTGGAGGATTTTCAACAGTTTCAGCCCAACAATCTGCTATTTACACCCATCAGTTATCCGATTTTGACAAAGCGATTGCGTTGTATAAAGACAAGCAATACCAATCGGCACAAATTCTTTTTGAAAGGGTTAAACAAGACAATACCGCAGAAGATGTTCAAGCCGATTGTGCTTATTACATCGCCAATTGCGCTATTCATTTGAACCAAAATAACGCCGACGAATTGATGGAAAAATTCGTTGCTGACCATCCAACCAGTTCAAAAACCAACCAAGCTTATATTGAAGTGGCGCAGTATTATTTTGAGCAAGGGAAGTTTCCTCAGGCTTTACAATATTTTGATAAAGTTGACGAAAGTGCGTTGACTTACGAGCAAACTGAAAAATTTACGTTCCAAAAAGGTTATGCTTATTTTACGGCAGGCAATAAAAAAGAAGCAACCAGTTATTTTAACAAAGTAGTTAATTCTAAAGAATATGGTTCGCAAGCGAAATATTACTTAGGTTTTATGGCTTATGAAGGCGACAATTACCAGGAAGCCAACAAGTATTTCGAACAGGTTTCCGATGAAGAAAAGTACAAAGAGAAATTGTCTTATTTCAAAGCCGATATGCACTTTAAATCGGGTGAATTCCAAAAGGCTATCGATGCCGGTTTGGTAGCGATGCCCAATTCGAATGCCTCAGAAAAATCAGAATTGAATAAAATTATAGGTGAAAGTTATTTCAACTTGAAACAGTATGACAAAGCTTTACCATATTTAAAAGAATACCGTGGCAAAAAAGGCAAATGGAGTAATACCGATTATTACCAATTGGGTTACACTTACTACATGCAGAAAGACTATGAAAACGCCATTTTGCAATTCAATAAAATTATTGACGGTAAAGACTTTGTAGCCCAAAACGGTTATTACCATTTAGGTGAGTGCTATTTCAAAACCGATAAAAAGCAACAAGCGTTAAACGCATTCAAAAGCGCTTCTGAAATGGATTTCGACAAACAAATTCAAGAAGATGCCAATTTGAATTATGCCAAATTGAGCTACGAAATTGGTAACTCTTACCAATCGGTTCCCGATGTCTTGTCCGCATTTTTGGCCAAATACCCAAATTCGCCGAGTAAAACCGAAATTGAGACATTGCTAATCAATTCCTATATCACTTCTAAAAATTACAAAGACGCGTTGACATTATTGGAAAAAAACAATACCGAAGCCAACAAAGCAGCTTACCAAAAAGTAACCTTCTATCGCGGTATCGAATTGTATACTGATGGAAACTACAAAGATGCGTTGGCAATGTTCAAAAAGTCAATTGCTACACCAAGAAACGAAAAGTTCACCGCCAGAGCGACTTTCTGGAAAGGCGAAACAGAATATGTTTTGGATAATTTCAATGAAGCTTTGTTGAGTTTCAAACAGTTTGCAGGTTACGCTGAAGCGAAAAATACGCCGGAAAACAAAAACATTAATTACAACATAGCTTACGCTTATTTCAAGCAAAAAGAATACAGTCAGGCCGGAGATTATTTCCAAAGTTTTATTGATGCCAACAAAGACGACAGAGTGCGTTTGAATGATGCTTACTTGCGTTTAGGCGATTCGCGTTTTGTGACTTCCAAGTATTGGCCGGCTATGGATGCTTACAACAAAGCTATCGAAATGAAAGGCATTGACGCCGATTATGCCGCGTTCCAAAAAGCTTTGAGTTATGGCTTTGTTTCGCGAAACGACAAAAAGATTGAAGACTTCAATAAGTTTTTGCAAAATTTCAAAACTTCACAATACCGCGACGATGCTTTATTCGAGTTAGGAAATACTTATGTAGCCGAAAACAAAACCGATTTGGCCGTAAAAACTTATGACCAATTGTTGAGCGAATTCAAAAACGGTTCGTTTGCTTCAAAAGCAGTTTTGCGTCAGGGTTTGGTATATTACAACGCCCAAAAAGACGAACAAGCCATTGCCAAATTCAAAAAAGTAGCCGCCGATTATCCCAGAACTCCGGAAGCTTTAGAGGCTGTTTCAACCGCACGCTTGATTTATATGGACAATGGAAAAGTAGATGAATATGCCTCTTGGGTGAGAACGTTAGATTTCGTAGAAGTTTCGGATGCCGAATTGGACAACGATACTTACGAAGCCGCAGAAAAGCAATATTTACAAAACAATACCAAACAAGCGATTTCAAGTTTGAGCGGTTATGTTTCCAAATTCCCTAATGGGATTCACGCTTTGAAAGCCAATTTCTATTTGGCACAATCTTATTATGCTGACGGTTTGGAAAGCAATTCGGTTGCGGGTTATGAATATGTAATTAGTAAATCGAGAAATGAGTTCACCGAACAATCATTAGCGCGTTTGGCCGAAATTCATTTAAAGAAAAGCGATTATACAAAAGCCGCTCCAATCTTAAAACGTTTAGAAACCGAAGCCGATTTTCCGCAAAACGTGACTTTTGCGCAAGCCAATTTAATGCGTGTGTATTACGACCAAAAGGATTACGCCAATGCCGTGGTTTACGCCGATAAAGTATTGGCCAATCCAAAAACCGATAACAAGGTAAAAAGCGATGCACAGATTATCGTCGCGCGTGCTGCGATTCAAGTGAATGATGAAGTGAAAGCGCGTTCGGCTTATGCCAAATTGTTAACAATAGCCAAAGGAGAATTAGCCGCTGAAGCTTTGTATTACGATGCCTACTTTAAAAACAAAGACGGCAAATATGAAGAGTCGAATAAAACAGTTCAGAAATTGGCCAAAGACTATTCGGGTTATAAATATTTTGGTGCCAAAGGTTTGATTGTAATGGCCAAAAACTATTACCAAATGAAGGATAATTTCAGCGCGACTTCTATCTTAGACAGCGTGATTAAAAACTTTGCTTCTTTCGAAGATGTAGTAGCAGAAGCACAAACAGAATTAGATTTTATCAAAGGCGAAGCCGCCAAAACGAATTCTTCAATAACCGAATAA
- a CDS encoding cell division ATP-binding protein FtsE, translated as MSEAVLSLKNVTIYQENKVILSQINLEVKEGEFLYIIGKTGTGKSSFMKTLYGDLPLTEGTGSIVGYNLVNLKEDDIPFLRRKIGIVFQDFQLLLDRSVNENMLFVLKATGWTDQKAMQDKIDDVLERVGLKGIANKMPHQLSGGEQQRVAIARALLNDPELILADEPTGNLDPQTSAEVLSVLKKINENGKTVIMATHDYALLMKFPSKTLKCEDNTIFEVVQKTV; from the coding sequence ATGTCAGAAGCAGTTTTATCTTTAAAAAACGTAACGATTTATCAGGAAAACAAAGTCATTTTATCCCAAATTAACTTGGAAGTAAAAGAAGGCGAATTCCTTTATATCATTGGTAAGACCGGTACAGGCAAGAGTAGTTTCATGAAAACCTTATACGGTGACTTGCCTTTGACAGAAGGAACCGGAAGCATCGTAGGCTATAATTTAGTGAATTTGAAAGAAGATGATATTCCGTTTCTGAGAAGAAAAATCGGGATTGTATTTCAGGATTTTCAATTATTGTTAGACCGAAGTGTTAATGAAAACATGCTGTTTGTTTTAAAAGCTACCGGTTGGACCGACCAAAAAGCCATGCAAGACAAGATTGACGATGTTTTGGAACGAGTAGGTTTAAAAGGCATTGCCAATAAAATGCCACACCAACTTTCGGGCGGAGAACAACAAAGAGTAGCTATCGCAAGAGCTTTGTTGAATGATCCTGAGTTAATTTTGGCCGATGAACCTACCGGAAATCTTGACCCGCAAACCAGTGCGGAAGTATTGAGTGTATTGAAAAAAATCAATGAAAACGGAAAAACGGTAATCATGGCCACTCACGACTATGCTTTGTTGATGAAATTCCCGTCAAAGACTTTGAAGTGTGAAGATAATACTATTTTTGAAGTGGTTCAGAAAACCGTTTAA